AGGAAGATCTTCAAAATATAACAGGATTATCTTTAATGCTATACTGTGGATTGCAAGGAGTGGAATAGCATGGGTGATTTGCTAGGATACTTTGGATTATGGAAAACAGCATACAGTCGTTTTGTAAAGGTATGATTGATGATAACATTCTATTAGTAATTTTTAAAGAACTAATCTCAGAAACAAATTACGAAAATTAATAAAGTTAGAGACTATATATGAGAAATGTTATTTAGCTAAATATTTTTTAATAATAAAAATGCGTATAAAAAGTAACATATATGTTATAATATTAATAATATATAATATAAATAAAACAAATATGTTAAGGAGGCATTTACATGAACAAGGAGGTATTAGCTAAAATTGGTAAAAAACTTAAAGAAGCACGTAATAATATTGGTTTAACTCAGGAGGAGGTTGCAAAAGCTGTTAATTTAAATAAAGGCCAAATATCATATTATGAAAATGCTACGAGAGAAATAACTATAACTGCACTTGAAAAATTGGCTAATTTATATGGTTATAAACTAGATTATTTTTTATCAAATGAGGATACGACTGAATCGCAAATTAGCATAGCATTTAGAGCTGATGAAGTTTGCGGTGATGACATTAAAATTGTTGCATTTGCAGAAAAGTTTTTAAATAATCTTTTAGATATGAAGCAATTGCAAGGGAAGTGATATTGTGTTAAACAATATAGATATAATAAACAAAGCAAGTGAAACAAGAAATAATCTTGGCATAGGTAGTTATGAAAGTGTGAATATATTTAAAGTATTAAAAGATATGGAAAATATATCTGTAATAATAACTGAGATAGGGGAAAAGATATCAGGGTTTTTTATTAAAAAAAAGGAACTTGGTTTAGTAGTTATTAATTCTAGCAAAAGTCTTGGACATCAACATTTTACAGCGGCACATGAGTATTACCATATAAAGTATGATACAAATATGACTAGTGCAGTATGTACTATACAGAATTTTAATGAATCACCTATAGAGAAGAAAGCAAATGAGTTTGCTGCTATGTTTTTAGTACCAGATGATGCACTTAGATATATGGCAGAAAAGAGAATAAAAAATAATGAAATTACATTAGATGATGTAATTTTTTTAGAAAATTATTTTGGAGTTAGTCATAGAGTAATGTTAATACGATTAAAAGCTATTAATTTAATAACAGATAGGGAAGCTTCTAGTTATAGTAAAGGCATTATAAAAAATGCAAAACAACTTGGATATGAAATTGATTTATATAAGAATACAGTTGATAAAGGTACACAGGTTTTATCAGAGTATGCTGAAATAGCTAAAACACTTTTAGATTCTCAGAAAATTACCTATGGTAAATATGAAGAATTGTTGTTAGATGCAGGACTAATTGATATTATATATGGGGATGATAACGATGGGGAAATTCAAAATGAACTTGAAGATGCCGATAGTTTTTGATAATGATTGCATATCATCATTTTCATGGATCCATAGAATTGATTTAATTAATAATCTTTTTAAACATCAGATTATTATTCCTGAACCTGTTTATGGTGAATTAGAGAAAATGAGAACATCTAAGTTTTCGTATGTATTCAGTGATATTAAAAAAGAAATAGATAACCAAAATTTTGAATATAAAGAAATAAAAATTACTGATAGTATCTTTACTGAGTACTTACAATTAACAACGTCTTTACAGAATAGAGAGTGGATTGGTAAAGGGGAGGCATCGGCAATAGTTATTGCTAAAGATTTGGGAGGAACTCTTGCGAGCAATAACTTAAGGGATGTACTCCCACATATAAAAAATGGACAACCACCTTTAATATGTACAGAAGAAATATTGTTTTATTGTTATAAGATGGGATTCATAAAAAGTGAAGATGGTGAAGAAATATGGAATGAGATGAAATCTAAAAAAAGGAAGTTGCCTAAATACGATTTTAATGAAGTTATACGGAGACATGAAAAATAACTATATTACAAGTTTAATAAAGATTTGTCACTTTTGCTACATATAGTTTAGCATAAATAGAATGGGCAGATATATATAATTTAGCTACATTTAAAGTTCAATGAATATATATAAAATAATATGTAAGAGTAATGATCTTATAATCTTACTATATTGCTAAGTATAATAAAATTGATTATATGATCAATGTGTAAAACGTGAATATGTGAAATTAAAATGATGTGCTGTAAGATAATATTTATAGATTAAAATATGGATCTAAAGAAGACAGTATACTTTTTATAATATCTATACAGATATAATTTGCCCCCTATAGTTTGGAATAAATAAGTATGGACAGGCATATACTAAAAAATCAAATGTCTATATATTAAAAATTGGGGAATACTTTCATTGAAAATTGAGTCCATGAAAAAGCCTGTAAAATGCAGCTTCCTATGATAAAATCAAAATGCCACAGGAAGCTATATTTTATT
The genomic region above belongs to Clostridium sp. AWRP and contains:
- a CDS encoding helix-turn-helix transcriptional regulator, whose protein sequence is MNKEVLAKIGKKLKEARNNIGLTQEEVAKAVNLNKGQISYYENATREITITALEKLANLYGYKLDYFLSNEDTTESQISIAFRADEVCGDDIKIVAFAEKFLNNLLDMKQLQGK
- a CDS encoding ImmA/IrrE family metallo-endopeptidase: MLNNIDIINKASETRNNLGIGSYESVNIFKVLKDMENISVIITEIGEKISGFFIKKKELGLVVINSSKSLGHQHFTAAHEYYHIKYDTNMTSAVCTIQNFNESPIEKKANEFAAMFLVPDDALRYMAEKRIKNNEITLDDVIFLENYFGVSHRVMLIRLKAINLITDREASSYSKGIIKNAKQLGYEIDLYKNTVDKGTQVLSEYAEIAKTLLDSQKITYGKYEELLLDAGLIDIIYGDDNDGEIQNELEDADSF